In Raphanus sativus cultivar WK10039 chromosome 5, ASM80110v3, whole genome shotgun sequence, the following proteins share a genomic window:
- the LOC130495033 gene encoding uncharacterized protein LOC130495033, which translates to MGQYSYSQPSSSSEELDITSLLEAEAQLYADEGQSSFHMPEAVQYQPQPEADDGIPTICYCGAEPVIATAYTDKDRGRMYFSCVNADDGDCHIWKWWDVAIMEEMREFQSMLRRLKEEGEDVTGEEEKKSREKRRSHGGESSHGWSFFVAHVKKSRG; encoded by the exons ATGGGACAATATAGCTACAGCCAGCCGTCCTCATCATCAGAGGAGTTGGACATAACGTCACTTCTCGAAGCTGAAGCTCAGCTGTACGCGGATGAAGGTCAGAGTAGCTTCCATATGCCAGAGGCGGTTCAGTACCAACCTCAACCTGAGGCCGATGATGGAATCCCGACGATTTGCTACTGTGGGGCGGAGCCTGTTATAGCAACCGCCTACACTGACAAAGATCGAGGCCGAATGTACTTCAGCTGCGTCAATGCGGATGATGGAGACTGTCACATCTGGAAGTGGTGGGATGTTGCGATCATGGAGGAGATGAGGGAGTTTCAGTCAATGCTAAGGCGGCTTAAGGAAGAAG GTGAAGATGTCAcgggagaagaggagaagaagtcACGGGAGAAAAGGAGAAGTCACGGGGGTGAAAGCAGTCACGGGTGGTCCTTTTTTGTAGCCCATGTGAAGAAGTCACGGGGTTAA
- the LOC108863296 gene encoding serine/threonine protein phosphatase 2A 55 kDa regulatory subunit B alpha isoform isoform X2 yields MNGDDDDEVVAASAVDTSLPLEWRFSQVFGERSAGEEVQEVDVISAIEFDHSGDHLATGDRGGRVVLFERSPVTNSSGGDRRDVEETDYPPLRHPEFRYKTEFQSHDPEFDYLKSLEIEEKINKIRWCQTANGALFLLSTNDKTIKYWKVQDKKIKKICQVNSDPPGNASSSSITTACLGNGGGVPEAISSLRLPVVTSHESSPVARCRRVYSHAHDYHINSISNNSDGETFISADDLRINLWNLEISNQSFNIVDVKPEKMEDLSEVITAAEFHPTHCNMLAYSSSKGSIRLLDLRQSALCDSHSKLFEEPEAAGPKSFFTEIIASVSDIKFAREGRYLLSRDYMTLKLWDINMDSGPVSTFQVHEYLKPKLCDLYENDSIFDKFECCISGNGLRAATGSYSNLFRVFGVSPGSTETATLEATRNPMRRHVPVPSKPSRLGGIARVVGRGTESPAVDGSSSNALDYKTKLLHLAWHPSENSIACAAGNSLYMYYA; encoded by the exons ATGAACggtgacgatgatgatgaggtCGTCGCAGCTTCGGCAGTAGACACATCTCTACCTCTTGAATGGAGATTCTCCCAGGTCTTCGGTGAACGCAGCGCTGGTGAAGAAGTTCAAGAAG TTGATGTGATATCAGCAATCGAGTTTGATCATTCGGGAGACCATCTTGCAACTGGTGACCGTGGAGGACGCGTTGTTCTTTTTGAGAGAAGCCCTGTCACAAAT AGCAGTGGAGGAGATAGAAGGGATGTTGAAGAAACAGATTATCCTCCACTGAGGCACCCGGAGTTCCGTTATAAAACTGAGTTTCAGAGTCATGACCCTGAG TTTGATTATCTTAAGAGTTTGGAGATAGAGGAGAAGATCAACAAAATTAGATGGTGTCAAACCGCCAATGGCGCTCTTTTTCTCCTTTCCACTAACGATAAAACTATCAAGTACTGGAAG GTTCAAGacaagaagatcaagaaaattTGTCAAGTAAATTCAGATCCTCCAGGAAATGCAAGCTCCTCTAGCATTACAACCGCGTGCCTTGGGAACGGAGGAGGAGTACCTGAAGCCATCTCTTCGCTCCGGTTGCCAGTG GTAACTAGCCATGAGTCTAGCCCTGTGGCAAGATGTCGAAGAGTCTATTCTCATGCTCATGATTATCATATCAATTCCATCTCAAATAACAG TGACGGCGAAACATTTATTTCTGCTGATGATTTGCGAATAAATCTTTGGAATCTGGAGATAAGCAATCAAAGCTTCAATATTGTTGATGTCAAGCCTGAGAAAATGGAAGATCTATCTG AGGTTATCACAGCAGCAGAATTTCATCCTACGCATTGCAATATGTTAGCTTATAGCAGTTCGAAAGGCTCAATTCGCCTGCTTGATCTGCGCCAATCAGCTTTATGTGATTCACATTCCAAATT GTTTGAGGAACCAGAGGCAGCAGGTCCTAAGTCCTTCTTCACTGAGATAATTGCTTCAGTTTCAGACATTAAATTTGCCAGAGAAGGAAGATATCTCCTTAGCCGTGACTACATGACACTTAAG TTATGGGACATCAACATGGATTCAGGTCCGGTATCAACTTTCCAGGTTCATGAGTATCTGAAACCCAAG CTCTGTGATTTATATGAAAACGATTCCATCTTTGACAAGTTCGAGTGTTGTATAAGTGGGAATGGATTGCGAGCAGCTACAGGTTCTTACAG CAATCTGTTCCGTGTGTTTGGTGTCTCCCCGGGAAGTACTGAGACTGCAACCTTAGAAGCAACCAGAAATCCTATGAG gAGACATGTCCCAGTTCCCTCGAAGCCATCCAGACTAGGCGGTATAGCGCGTGTTGTAGGTAGAG GAACAGAGAGTCCTGCAGTCGATGGGAGCAGTAGCAATGCTCTTGATTACAAAACAAAGTTGCTGCATCTTGCTTGGCATCCAAGTGAGAACTCAATTGCTTGTGCCGCTGGAAATAGCTTGTACATGTACTATGCTTAG
- the LOC108863296 gene encoding serine/threonine protein phosphatase 2A 55 kDa regulatory subunit B alpha isoform isoform X1, translating into MNGDDDDEVVAASAVDTSLPLEWRFSQVFGERSAGEEVQEVDVISAIEFDHSGDHLATGDRGGRVVLFERSPVTNSSGGDRRDVEETDYPPLRHPEFRYKTEFQSHDPEFDYLKSLEIEEKINKIRWCQTANGALFLLSTNDKTIKYWKVQDKKIKKICQVNSDPPGNASSSSITTACLGNGGGVPEAISSLRLPVVTSHESSPVARCRRVYSHAHDYHINSISNNSDGETFISADDLRINLWNLEISNQSFNIVDVKPEKMEDLSEVITAAEFHPTHCNMLAYSSSKGSIRLLDLRQSALCDSHSKLFEEPEAAGPKSFFTEIIASVSDIKFAREGRYLLSRDYMTLKLWDINMDSGPVSTFQVHEYLKPKLCDLYENDSIFDKFECCISGNGLRAATGSYSNLFRVFGVSPGSTETATLEATRNPMRRHVPVPSKPSRLGGIARVVGRAGTESPAVDGSSSNALDYKTKLLHLAWHPSENSIACAAGNSLYMYYA; encoded by the exons ATGAACggtgacgatgatgatgaggtCGTCGCAGCTTCGGCAGTAGACACATCTCTACCTCTTGAATGGAGATTCTCCCAGGTCTTCGGTGAACGCAGCGCTGGTGAAGAAGTTCAAGAAG TTGATGTGATATCAGCAATCGAGTTTGATCATTCGGGAGACCATCTTGCAACTGGTGACCGTGGAGGACGCGTTGTTCTTTTTGAGAGAAGCCCTGTCACAAAT AGCAGTGGAGGAGATAGAAGGGATGTTGAAGAAACAGATTATCCTCCACTGAGGCACCCGGAGTTCCGTTATAAAACTGAGTTTCAGAGTCATGACCCTGAG TTTGATTATCTTAAGAGTTTGGAGATAGAGGAGAAGATCAACAAAATTAGATGGTGTCAAACCGCCAATGGCGCTCTTTTTCTCCTTTCCACTAACGATAAAACTATCAAGTACTGGAAG GTTCAAGacaagaagatcaagaaaattTGTCAAGTAAATTCAGATCCTCCAGGAAATGCAAGCTCCTCTAGCATTACAACCGCGTGCCTTGGGAACGGAGGAGGAGTACCTGAAGCCATCTCTTCGCTCCGGTTGCCAGTG GTAACTAGCCATGAGTCTAGCCCTGTGGCAAGATGTCGAAGAGTCTATTCTCATGCTCATGATTATCATATCAATTCCATCTCAAATAACAG TGACGGCGAAACATTTATTTCTGCTGATGATTTGCGAATAAATCTTTGGAATCTGGAGATAAGCAATCAAAGCTTCAATATTGTTGATGTCAAGCCTGAGAAAATGGAAGATCTATCTG AGGTTATCACAGCAGCAGAATTTCATCCTACGCATTGCAATATGTTAGCTTATAGCAGTTCGAAAGGCTCAATTCGCCTGCTTGATCTGCGCCAATCAGCTTTATGTGATTCACATTCCAAATT GTTTGAGGAACCAGAGGCAGCAGGTCCTAAGTCCTTCTTCACTGAGATAATTGCTTCAGTTTCAGACATTAAATTTGCCAGAGAAGGAAGATATCTCCTTAGCCGTGACTACATGACACTTAAG TTATGGGACATCAACATGGATTCAGGTCCGGTATCAACTTTCCAGGTTCATGAGTATCTGAAACCCAAG CTCTGTGATTTATATGAAAACGATTCCATCTTTGACAAGTTCGAGTGTTGTATAAGTGGGAATGGATTGCGAGCAGCTACAGGTTCTTACAG CAATCTGTTCCGTGTGTTTGGTGTCTCCCCGGGAAGTACTGAGACTGCAACCTTAGAAGCAACCAGAAATCCTATGAG gAGACATGTCCCAGTTCCCTCGAAGCCATCCAGACTAGGCGGTATAGCGCGTGTTGTAGGTAGAG CAGGAACAGAGAGTCCTGCAGTCGATGGGAGCAGTAGCAATGCTCTTGATTACAAAACAAAGTTGCTGCATCTTGCTTGGCATCCAAGTGAGAACTCAATTGCTTGTGCCGCTGGAAATAGCTTGTACATGTACTATGCTTAG